TCATTCTATTAGTGTTTGCATCATATGTTAGGTAAGATGCTTTTGGGAGGATGAAGTTGTTACATAAGTCTGAATTTGAACAGTTTTCTTTCAGTAATATGTTTCTTTTCTGGAGAAAACTGCTTTGTTATTCCCCATCGAGGATGAATACAAATACCTTGCTCGTACTAGGAAATTAAAATTGAACATATACCTACATCACTTGCTTTGAAGCATCCTTTCGTTTTCAAAATTTTAAGTTGAAGGAACGTGAATGTGTGAAGCTAAAAGAAATATATGTTGATAAATCCAGCTGCCAAATTAATTTTGTTCCCTTCATATTTTCCAAGAAACAAAACAGGCTACGTAGGCGGTAGGCAGACAGAATGTAAGCATCAAATACAATGCAGTTTCaaaaaatgaaagaagatgaaggaCATACAACAAGTAACTCGTGAAGAGCCAAAGGTGCTGTGACAAGATAAGGAATACCAGGATACTCGGAGGCAGCGGCTTCTGCTAGTAGAGGAATATCCTATTCACACCCATGAAAGAATTAGGACAAGCATTCATTTGGAACCTCCCTAACTCCTACAACCCCAGCTGTAGTGCATGCAGTCTAGAGGGAACACTGATCGTCTTACCTGATTCCAATGACGTCCAGGAAAGAGAAAGAATGGGCTTATAATCACACGACTTGCCCCTTGTTGGACACATGAACCAAAGGCATCTCTGATAGACGGTTCTGCCAATTCCTAGAAAACAGTAAGGATAAAATGACAAAACGTAAGGTAAACATCAAAAACATTAGAATTGGAATAACGAATCAGTGAATTGGTGTTCTACAAAAGTAACTTGATGTCTAGATATTAACTGACAACTACTCCAATTCTATTTCAAGCCATTCACCATATACTATGGTGTATTAACCCGCAGTACCCATAGACCATAATGCCTATTCTTTGGGCGAGAGGGCCAAAGTGCCAAACCACAAATCAGGGGATGGAACACCATAGTCAGTAATACAATGCATGAAGATACATCTTGCTGTGAAAAACTTGTACCAAATTTGTCTGCCTACGATGACTACACCATCTTTATAAGCCACGCCAACAGCCCCCTCATGAAGGCTAGTATCACTCATTACACAGCGTACACTTTTTGACGAGCAACTGTGCTGGATATCTTTTCTTAATCTGACAAATCCAGGTGCAGCTTCTATTGGTCTGCCTCTGGCTGATTTTGTCGATGTCAAGCTAACCGCCACACCACTTAAAAAATAAATACGAATGATCAACCACCATTTaagaaaaataaaacaaagtGAAAGAGTTTGAGGCTCAGGTACCTCTTAGGGTTAGTAAGTTGATAACTGTATAATAACTTTATTGCCATCTGAGCTCTTTGAAGCCTTGATACTCCCACTCATCAATTGAGAAGCCTAGCAAGATAAAAATGAAGGATCGATAGAGGCGAAATATAATAAAATGACTAAAAGGCAACCAAAGTCAATAACTAATTGTGAAAATAAGAAAAAAGAAAGTAATGTTTGTCACATTTTCATTATAATGGAGGACCATATGTGATACTAAACCTTGATACTATTCTTTTTACATGTTTGATGTTGATAATTGGAAAATACAAGTTCAAATGTCAAGAAAGAGCACACAACAATACGGCAAATGCTGcaaattcatctcaaaatttagTGTCCTTCCGTAATGTCACCATATACGATTTGAACGAGGGCACTGGAGTAGCTAGGATGGTTTACTTTTGAGGTCTGAACTCAAGAAAAACCCTTCCATATGTCAAAACAACACACGTAGTCATGTTACTCATGTAAGGTAGGATGTAATTCCAGTTTCCAACTACGACGTAATCGATTAATTTAGAGTAGTGTTTTAAAACTCAGAAATGATTTTGTTTCCTTGAATCCATGTTTAGAAATTGCAATGTTTCAATTTTTCATCCAAATTCGTAAACTTGAATGGAAACCATTGGAATTCAACTAAGAATCCGTGGATGAGAAATCTACCCCAGTGGGTACCGAATTACCCATTTCACCATTAAAACGCTCGATAAAAGCAATATACATGCTGAAATACAAGGAATTTGAATGCCTTTAGCCAACATCTAAAATTTGTTCACTTACAAGGCCACAAAGTCGTAAAATGACAAAACAAATGACACATAATACTATAATAGCTAGCAACTAAATGTACTCAAACAAATGAAGTTACAGGCAGGCAGGCAGTGAGTACTGAGTAGTAGTAATTAGcatcaaaaattaaaaaaataaagaaaaaggaATCAGGCAACAAGTAGACAACATGAACAACAATCAACAAGTTTCAAGTTGGATACTGGGTAGCTAACACTGCCGGATTATCCAAAATCGAATTAGGAGTTTATTAATTTAGGGTTTGAGAGTTGAGAAATTAAATTGGGGGTTATTAATTTAGGGTATAAAGGTGAGCCGGTGAGGTCATACCTGCGGTGAAAACGGCCGGAAAATTCGACGACGGCGAGTTTATCTCCGGTAAAAAACCCAAAAGCAACCGTTAAAAGAGTTTGAGAAAGCTGCGGTAAGGAGggtggtggtgccgtggtggtcACTGGCGAGGGGTGAGGCCGGTGAGTTTGACGGACGATTTTAAGGAGGAAACGTCGTTCTAATTTTTGACGATTCAGAAATTTGAGATATGAATGGAAACAGGAAACCCGGGACCACCCGGGTCCCTCCTGCATAATAGCTACTCCCTCCGTTTAACTCTACTTTACATGTTTGTATTTTATACGGGTATTAAGGAACGGATTAAAAAAACTATAAAAAGTACATAGGAAAAGAGAATGATGAGgttaaaaatgttaaaaaaatataaaggtggTGTTTTATGGTGGATTAATGTGGGGTATAgatgacattttttgtaaatatggaGTGTGAATAAGGATAGAATGGTCATTTTCTTGTCTAAAAAGGAAACATGTAAAGTGTAGTTAAATGGACGAAAAAGGAATACatataaagtggagttgaatgaaggGAGTAGCAACTAAATGTGAAATTAAGTGTCAAATGAAGGTGGTATTTTTCACAAATAAGACAAATTGATCATCTCACAATTAAGACCCTAACAATTCTTCATCTAGCAATCAACATTAAACACCTTAACAAATAATTGAACCAAAACTAGTTTTTTAATATGTAAGGGTTTTGTATAGCTTAATCTCAATATTAAGACTTTCAAGAGTGAAGTTCTCACTATGGACTATAGACAATCGTTCTTGGGCAGATTGAGGAATGTGAAGCAAGGTAAAATTAAAAAAGCAAAATTGGAAAAAATGGCTTCGCCCGGGCTCGAACCGGGGACCTTGATGTGTTAGCGACGTGATAACCAACTACACCACGAAACCTTGGTGTTAGTTAATGGCGCCTTAGGGTATATTATCTCATCTAGGTAACCGTAGTCCTGCTTCAGTTTAAGCATTTTTCTTGGCCTTTTCGATTCTTAGGTTCCTCATGTCTTCCAAGTTTTGTTTCCCCTTGCATGGCCTAAATCATAGCCAGGAATTGATCCTAACCGGGAAAAACCGGTAACGATGTAAAAGAAACTTTAAAAAAGTTAAAATATCTTaactaaaaattttgaaattctaACCACGACATGTCATATATTcgtcgcattttattttgctttggtCGGTCTACTTCGAATTTAAGGAATGTCAAATTTAATTTCATTTGTTCGAGTATTGCCAATTTGGTTCGGGTTGCTCCCCTTGCCTATTCTACTCCTTCAATCAAGGAGTGCAGCTTGTATATTTTCCAtaattgcttggtgttcatgcaCAATTGTACACTATATAAATACCGCATATTCATAAGCGAATTAGTGGCGTTTTCCCCTAACTAAATTACCTCTTGATGACTAATTGACGGAATTAAAGTGATTATGAATGTTGTTAGTTTAATCGTGCCCTAGGCTTTCCTTAATTGTTTAAGCCATTATTCGATTACTTATTACTTAGTTTAGTAGTCTTAGTTAATTTAGGCTTTGTTTGTTACTCAGCAGATTAATAATAGCAGAGGTAGATTggtcaagcagattataaataATGATTGGATTTgaggtttgactagtatatttcaattagaAAATTTAATAAAAGTGTGGTAATTATCCAATTtaggttaatagattgttgtatctatgtgtaaATGGTTGATAGATTCAATTTTCtcaatctactaatgtgaatatgctggGTGGAGCAACATATTGGAATACAGTAGATTGAAACTCAATCTACTGtttcaatatgtcatttaccaaacacgtaaattaggggttgtttggttcacTATGGGAAGATGAAGTTCCTAGGAAGTTAAgttcatgtgaatttgtaattcatgtgaattgtaaaaatgttgtttggttgtcaTGTGGGAAATGAATTCATGTGGGAAGTTGCACTTACCAAGGGGgggctaggtaagcaacttcctacaTTATGGAGGAATTGAAGTTCCTTGGGAAGTTCTAATTCCCATGaaatgggcaaccaaacaacatcatatttaagcaattcatgggaatttctacttcccatgatttaagagggtaaccaaacaaccccttagtAGATTGATGAGTCAAATAAACATGCTAAAAGgcttgaatatgctgaaaattcACCAATCtactgtttaccaaacacccccttagtttAATGGTTTAGCTTAATATTTCTTGATTCATGTAGCTAACTTTTAATTTAAGACAAAACTAGTATTCAATCTttgatctccttgtggttcgacctcgactaccatTACTAATTGAGAATTTGTTTGATTGGGTACGACGACCTCTACCCATTATCAGCGgtcaatcaaatatgttcgatAATTTGATTGGTCAAAGGCTTCATGCCACACTTAGATCCATGGTATTAAATCTTGGTCGTTAGAGACTTGATTTGGATTATGTCATTGAGGCCTAATCTCGACTGTTCTCTATAAATGTGGTTGATACCGCCTCAAAATAAGGAAAAATTTTCACTCCAAGCTTTATTTACTTAAACAAGAAAACAAATAAACATTAAAAAACTAATTTATCATTAAAAAATAACTTCTCATCAAATTAGAACAATTTTTAATCAAAATGAAATACAAGTCTAAATATAAATTGCTAAACTTTATTAGAGAATAATTTGACGCATATTACTTGGTATCtataaaacaaaaatataaaCTGAGATTATTAGATTTGTGGAAagaaaaaatcattaaaataagttgagaagtttataaaattaaattattagTTTTGTGACTGAgaaaataattaatatataaatttcACGatattactcaattttcttgattaattttacagttcaatttttttttctcatatcaaaatataatgacgtgaAATATAAAAAATTATTGAATTGTTAATTGAACATGAATAAGTAATACAAAAACAACtatataaataccgcgcattcattgcgcaTGATCTATACTAGTTTTGTACTCCATAttatttatgttaatttaatctgATAGTCAACCCTACTACCAAAGTCTGATAACCATATTCTAGTAATGTTATCCACCATTATAATTTGCTTCTATCGTTAACAAAAggtcaaaataaaatatttctccGTCCTATCAATTCTTCACATAAAAAAAAAGTAGAACAGAATAGAGTTGGATATCGGTGTCGGCTGGCTCAGCCCACAATAGTCGAGCCCGGTAACGGGCTCACTCATCTCCTAGCCCATCATCCCAACCTAGGCCCGTACTACCTACTCGGGCTGGGCTCGAGCTCACTCATTCCCAACTCACACTAAACAGCTCGCCAGGCCCGCATAGCCCAAGAGCACAACTAGACCGTTCTAGGGCCACCACATCCCAGCCCGACCGCCTAAGCCCGCACAGGCGCCCGCCATCAACCCGCAATGTGGGCTCGGGCTTTTTTCCATAACCCGGCCCACTGCCCATCATTTAGAAGGGAGTAGTTTAGAATGGGCCTAACTAATCATACCAAAAGTTTAGGCTAAAAACTAGAACCATACTTTGCTCGTTACTTCTAAATCTCCAAATATATGCATAGCTGCCGATTAACAATGGAACAAAACCCTAGCCGATTAACAATGGAAGAACACCATAGATGGAGCTCCCTTCCGGACGACATCATCTCGAAAATTATATCCCACCTTAACCTTCCTGATTTCATCATAACCATTTCATCAACTATTTTCAGCATCAAACAGATTTACACAGAAACGTTAATTGCAAACAGCGTTTATGAGCCTCGTTACTGGACCATTTTCGATAACCTCTTCAATTATTTCACCACGCCCGTAATCGACACTTTCTATCTTAATCTTCACGTTAGCTTCTATAAAGACCCGCTTTGCTGGCCTATCATCGATACGTGGGCTCATCGACTTCGTTCTAGTAACATCCGGCACTTCACGATTAATACGTTCGATAGTTTTGAATTTAGCATACGAATGTGGCCACCGAGCATTTTCCGAATGCATTCTTTGGTATCACTTACATTGTATATCTCGTTTAAAGAGATTGCTCGTAGTGATGATCGACTTTCAATGATTCTTCC
The Silene latifolia isolate original U9 population chromosome 11, ASM4854445v1, whole genome shotgun sequence genome window above contains:
- the LOC141610939 gene encoding uncharacterized protein LOC141610939, which gives rise to MAIKLLYSYQLTNPKSGVAVSLTSTKSARGRPIEAAPGFVRLRKDIQHSCSSKSVRCVMSDTSLHEGAVGVAYKDGVVIVGRQIWNWQNRLSEMPLVHVSNKGQVV